From the genome of Megachile rotundata isolate GNS110a chromosome 3, iyMegRotu1, whole genome shotgun sequence:
CATAAGGCGAGATATCAATTTAGTTACCTTGTTCGATAGGTGATGTAAATGTGATGGAATCTAATTGTATTGTTTTTTTTACCTAAAACCGTGTTCCCATTATGTATTACACTTCACAACCTTTTCAACTATCATGTATATCAACAACGTAAAACATACTGTTaacaaatatatattgttaatgtTTAATTCCATTTTACTGTGATCGCGGattgtgtaaaattaaaaaacgcaATGGCCGAGGAAGGTGCAAATGTGTCGGAGGTAAGAATCCTAGTTGCATTGACATCACTTCGATTCGATATCGATCGATGACTCTTCGATCGTAAAATGTTTCGATGCGATAAAACTTCAATGATATTAGCGAGTTaacatttgaattttcaagtaacagattattatttcagtaatattttataacgtGTCGTTTAACTGAGCTTGTTTTGTTTCTCGTGAAAAATGTATGACAATTTTTAAGCTGTCCAGACAGTAATGTTTTAAACATTATTCAATGAGATACGAGGACGATTTTAAAGGCATTTCAAGGCACCTACTTTATCCGCAGCAATGTTCCTATGTTTGTTATAACTTTATGGCTTTGCTAGTTCTTGTTAAAAACGCAAATAAAACGGaaattgtaaaactgtaaaCGAGTCAAGTCATTTGCCGAGATTAATAACAATGTCtaatgaatttcaatttttgttaacgTTTCGATTCGCACTgtgtcatttttatattttttttaatttattgcaaGATAGTCGATagagaaataaattaaagttcAACATTTGAGACAGGTCGAGCAGGTATAGCAATATTGGTAGCTCGAATAATTGCGCGAATCTTGTGGCCTTCAATATTTTGCAAGAGAAAATATAATTCCTCTTAGTTTCTTATAACGACAACGAGGTTAATTATGTCAATCGACATTCCTTCTGCAATTATGTTATTGTACGAAAGATGCGTAATATTAcacgattgttattttattttgatcttTACAGAAACTCGAGTATCCAAAGGCGGTAGCCTTCATCGTTAGCAATGAATTCTGCGAGAGATTCTCTTTCTATGGAATTCGAAGTACGTATATTTCTGTATATCAACcttgtaatattttttcaagtaaTGTTTCATATCTTTTGATAAAGTTTATTCAATCAACTTTCACTTCTCACAATTGTATAAACAACATTTGCAATTTCTTGACTCTTCTAGACATTTTAATAATCAATCTTTCATGAAACACAAGTGATTTCAGAACATACAAGTGGCTGACAAAACTCACGAAAGCAAACGAAAAGATTTTCGTGATAATTAATTACTTGTTTTGTATGTTGAGATTCTGTATCGTAACTTACAAAGATAGTTATCAAGTCAACTGCTATGGGAGTTTTATTTGGACATCTTCAACGAGTCGTTTTTATCAGAACCATTGATTCACACGAGTTAAACGCACGTTTCACGGCGATTATGCTAAAAAAGAATGTAAGGACGGAAGAAAGGAAATAGACGACTGTGTTGTTCGAGGTCTACTAGTTGATTCATTGAAAAATCATCTAACAAGAATATGCCTTAGATTTACTATACGTGTATGTAAGGGTATCGAAATCTTTCGAGTGTTCGAGGCCTCCAAAAATTTTAATCCAATCTTATCTGATTGTGCATTTCTGGTTTATATAATGTACACGCTCGGATGGAGATAACACAAAACAAAATGCAACAAAGTAATGGATCGAGATCATATCATTCGAAAGCAATGATATAGGTTTATGATGTGTTTAAAAAATAACTACCTACGGAGCGTTTATGACACGAAGGTTTTTAATGTTTCTACGAGTTCTGTTAACCGCTTGAATTTTGATTACTAGTTTTTTAATACTACACACTCATTGTCAAATTATGGATGCAATATGAGattatatacaatttgtttattcaGCCGCCTTAACTATATACCTCCGAAACTACCTGAATTATGAAGATTCTATAACGACCACGATATTCCACGTTTTCGTCATGTTGGCCTACTTCTTCCCCGTGTTTGGAGCGATATTGGCAGATTCGTGGTTAGGGAAATTTAACACGATCTTCTACTTGAGCATAGTTTATGCTATAGGACAAATTCTTTTAACTCTAAGCGCTGCACCCATTATAGGGCTACCGCCACGGTAAGATCTTTCTCTAACCCTTATTAACACAGTTCGGTAACTAATCTTTAAACAGTTAAAAGCACTATACAGGATGTTTAAGAAATAAGGACACAGTGTTTAATAATGTATTCTAATCGCTACAGAGATGACATTAAAAGTATTTGTAAAGTTATACATTGAGTAATTTTGgtcggacaccctgtatatggcgAGAAGCAGAATCATTTTTAAAGCGTGTAGTTAACATTTCAATTGTGTTTATTAAACATGTAACTTTGCAGAGAATTTTCATTGATTGGTCTATTCCTTATAACCATTGGAACAGGCGGTATAAAAACTTGCGTGGCTGCATTTGGTGGTGACCAATTCGTCTTGCCACAACAAGAACGATACCTGTCCACATTCTTCTCCATCTTTTACTTTTCTATAAATGCTGGTTCCTTGATTTCAAGCTTCCTAACGCCATTGCTTCGTAGCGAAGTCTCCTGTTTCGGAGGCGACTGTTATTCCTTGGCGTTTCTTGTTCCAGCGGTTCTCATGATTATATCGATTCGTAAGTTCAACAAGAATTCTTTTAAAGAGATTCCGCGGTACAATTCGATTACTTCTTTGCTTCTCTTTCCAGTGATATTTGTTTTCGGCAAACCTATGTACAGAATATTACAACCAAAGGGCAACGTGGTGGTAGACGTTTCCAAATGTGTTGCCGTAAGTGTTATGCTCAACTGGAAAGTATCGATAGACGTTCATCGGTCATCTTTAACCAAAGtgtttattcaaaatttcagcATGCCATTAGTAGAAAGATAAATCCAAGGGGAGCGAAAAGAGAGCATTGGCTCGATTACGCGGATGACGAGTACGACAAAAGGTTGATAAGGGATATCAAGGGAGCAATTCAAGTTATGAAATTGTTCCTACCGATACCAATATTTTGGGCACTGTTTGATCAGCAAGGTACTCGATGGACTATTCAAGCTACCAGGATGACCGGACAAATCGGAAGTTTCACGATCCAACCGGATCAAATGCAAGTGGTTAATCCATTGCTGGTGCTCGCTTTCATTCCTCTATTCGAAGCCTTTATTTACCCGGTTCTGAATAAAATTGGTATTCACACTCCGCTCAGAAAGCTCACTGTCGGTGGTGTGTTGGCTGCGTTGTCGTTCGTTGCATCGGCTCTCGTTGAGCTTGAACTTGAGGTATACTATGTTAAACACCTTTAGAAGAAAGATATTTCACCTTGTTTTTGGAgtacattttaaatttcttttctcAGAAAACAGATCCAATTCTGCCCTCGAATGGCTTAGCTCAGCTACGAATTTTCAATACGTTAAATTGTCCTGTGGACTTACAATTAAATTCTGCAgacaatttcattattaaaaatttggatatgtatGAAAACAGAGAAATCGCAGCAAATGGTGTTATGGAATTAAGTTACaaaacaaattttgcaaactgTTTCGATATCCCCAATACAGAAGGTGCGTTGTTTGTCTGAGAGTTCATCAATCTTATTTCTTATTTCATATTACTATTAACACAACCGAACGTATCTTTTAGGAACAATCACGGTAAAGGAAGCAGTGGCAAATTCTTGGGTAATTACACCCAATGGTTTAACTGTGAACTATGATGACAACGTTGAAAAATCAAAGAGCGGTAGATCGTTAGTACGCGGTCTGATCTACAAAAGCAATTCTGTCGTTACGCTGGAATCTGTGAAGAAGACATACACGTTAAACATATCTGATGCTTTGTCTCCTGTGCCGCTACCTGTAGAGGTTGATCCAGAAACCTATGATATTCGTATAGATTCTAAAGTTGTTTCCAAAGTAGAGTTTAAAATTGGTGGAGTCTACACATTGGTCGGATCTGTTATGGGAGGTAGTGCAGCTGCTAATGTTGTAACCGTGACAACACCGAATTCGATGCACATGTTATGGATGATACCTCAATATGTAATCATCACAATGGGCGAAATTATGTTCTCGGTGACAGGATTAGAATTTGCCTTCACTCAAGCGCCTATCAGTATGAAAGCTTTGTTGCAAGCTACCTGGTTACTTACAACCGCGTTCGGGAATCTAATTGTAGTTATTATAGTTCTTGCTGGAAGTTCATCAGTCTTTAGTCGAATGGTAAATATACTCTTTAATTCTTTGTAAGGAGAGATTACTCGAAAAGTTCTCTTCTGTGCCATCGACAACCTACTTTCTTCTAATATTGCtatcttttatttttcagttttacGAATTCCTTTTATTCGCTGGACTCATGTTCGTCTCTATGATCATCTTCGCCATAATGGCAACATTCTATAAATACGTTGATCCGCCCGAAGAAGAACCTGTCACCGAAGAGATAGACTTGAAGTGTGGAAACATTAATATGTCTTATAAAGACGACGAAAAGTGATCTGGTTATTGTAAAAATAAGATTACAATTCACAAATAACTTTGGCGTTTTGTAATACCTGAAATTCGACTTCGCTTTTGTGTCGctcacattttcattttatttataaaaaatatcggGTAGAGTTCGATAGTTAAAACGAATACAAAAGTTACTCGCATTCATGcaaataatgtaaattttaacttgtatgagaaaaaacaaatatattttcctaCGTACACAATTGCatctgaaattaaataaaatttagaaagaaaTTTAGAGAAAGAAAATGAATAAGTACAAAGCATTACAAtgattcattataaaataaacaatttatttaataaaataatagtacatcatttattatttatattttataccagTTTTCAATTAATGGAAGAACGAAAATAATAGTTTTAActtcatatataatatatatgcatataggtgtaaatacatatgcatatattatatatgtatatatatatatgtgtgtgttatTTACGAAACATATCTCGGACATTTATAGCAATGATTTCCATTGCGGCTATGCTACAGCCCACAACACATACGATCATGCTACAAATTTTCTATACAATCGTCTATTTGTACACAGATTGTCCCTTCATAGTGTTCTCACTCTATAAAATTTTAACGAATTTATTTTGTGGTAGACGATGCGGTGCTGTAAAGGCATTGAAAGGCTAACGATAAGTTCATGCTGTTCAcgtgttctttttttctttttttaactcTCGATCTATGACCGATTATTAAACATTGACGAAATTCTTCAGGAAAATTACTGTTTTTCGtctttgttatattattagcatGTCTATATAGCATTCCACATATATTCGAGGATTTACAATGTAAATAGTAACTCTTATTCGGAGTGAATTAGACAGTCGACGCTAAATTACGTATAAGTGCTTTCAAGtttgacaaaataaataatcatttcTATGATAGGCTCTGTTTATCTTACaatcgtttctatcgatcaacaGCGTTAGGACtgttatagaaaaataaaatacatacgtATTATTGTTTCAAGcgaataaattatatatgtatgtatacgtgTTATATATCACCTGTGTAATAGCCAATAGTAAAAGGAACAGTTTCTTTGtaacgtatacatatatgtacagagTTTCTCTCTTGCTCTTCCTTCCGGAAATAATATAAATCACAGCAATGATGTCAGAAATAACGGCAGATATACGCAAAACTGGAATTATTTCACATTGCTTCGTAACGTGTGTTAAAATAAGTTAAACGCAATAACATTTTGTATAGAATAAAATTTCACCttaattcaaattcttaaagtaTCTTAATCGCTTACTTTCTTCTGCTTCTctattatgtaaatttatatagaattaagtatttttttttaaatacggtaaaagtagactctcgttatattgtcactttcgcacgattctcaCGCGCCCTAGTAGCGCTTCCGCCATCGTAACGCACGAAGATATATCATGTTGTGGTGTAACGCGTAAGAAAACATTTTAGTCCACCAATCCCAAGATATTGTCGCTGCTAAAGCTCTCTCTATGACAATGTTACAAGAGTCAGTAgcattaataataaagaaagaAGTATCTTTTATAAATGAACAATGCGACTCCGATACGATTTAAAGCAGGAAATCAATCGTTAAAATTTGATGAACCAACGTCAAgtgtataaatttaaagaattaaaatcatGTAGAATGTGATATCGAAtattaatagtataatatatgaTCTCCAATCTGTACTCTTATCTTTGCAAGTGTAACGGcatgtagaaaaataaatgtcaATCATATGGTTTAAACCGCACTTGCTATGAAAGTACAAACTATAGTACATCATGGAGGTAAGAAATATGTGTTCTCAAACAAACACAATAGTTCGAAACGATACAAGATGTTCATCGTCTCACGTGATAAATCCCTTGCACAAAACGCAAATGTAGCCCTAAATATCAGACCCTTGATTTGATCTTTTGTATCTTGACTTCCTGCGTCATATTCATaggtattaaaattgtatacatttaatatatatgtatatacatgtatatatatatatatatatatgtgtgtatatatagaTAAATGTTTCCGATATGGTACATTAACAGTGAGCTAAGCACCAAAAAAAGAGATATTCAAATGAAATGTATTCAGAATTTACTGAAACTACATGTGGTCCTCTTCTTTGTTCGTTTGTGCTGGCGTTGCTGGTGTTGGATCGTCATGGAATAATGGATTCTTCACTTCCATTTCCCCAGTCTTTAaagaacaaataattaatatataaaatacgaGGGTTTACTATCCACTACATTTATGGAATACAAAGAAACAATAGAAAAGACTTACAGAAGCCAATCCTGGACATTCGTAAACGGTGTAGTCCccttcttcgttttcttcttcgCTCTCGGCTTCAGAAATAGAGCCCGGATCTCTGGTTGCAGAAACACGACTACACAAATCATTATTGAAACAAAACActccaattaaaaataaaaaatttccaaattcaatgaaatttcTGCACAGATTAATGGTAATACTCATTGACCTAACTTCTTAGCTTTCAATGATATCTAGAAAAATTTGTCAGAAATTGGAAATCACTATTTTTTAACGCGTGTATAgataaataaaacgaaaatgtaaattaatattcaaaatgcACGATGATCTTACTTTTCCATAGCAATGATTTGTTGCTTTTGATGTTGGAAGTGGTACATCTGAGCAGACTGAGCAAGTCTTTGGTCTCCTGAAGGCGATATCTCTTTGTTTGGACCTGTTATTCCATAAGCTGGATATTCTATATCAGCAGCTGCCTTAGCACCCCGCTTCAACCTATGAACATTAACACGAcgttatgtatttatattattaatttcttttttataatccATTTCTTTTCACCTGCACCATGTTAAAGCAATTAATACGAGAGCAAACATCGCCGCTGCACTGCAACCAGCAACGATAGCTGTAAATAAAAACAAACTTGTCACACCGATAGAATTTCAATTAATCCTTTCGttgcattttacaaaattaaaattcccaTTAATTTAGGCGGACACGTTTGCTTaccaataaaatatatatcgtTATTCAAATCGCGATTCACGGGTACAACCAAAGGACTGTAGCCTGTCCGCTGCTCTATCTCCGATAACGTGATCATCGATGTATCCTTGAATTTCGAATCTCTGTTCCTCGTATGTTCTTCGTGTATTGCTTGCGATTTTTCTGCTCCATTACTTTCTTTCTCCCACTTCGTTCTGTTTCCGAAGGTTTTTTCTATGTTCAACTTATCGTTATCGCCTGTTAACACAAATAAATTACACTAGTtttctacatttgtaaataGCGACGCGTCGACTGCAACAGGAGTCATCATTAATTAATAGCTCGTAAGAGAAAcactaaaaattgaattaaatattactGATTGATCAAATTCCTTTCACACGCTTGATCGCTACACGTTACATATCGTTGTATTCGTCCTAATGATATCTTCCGAGTGTTGTATCTTCACACGTAATAACGTATTGGGAATACGACTAATTCATTGTCAACTCCGAGGACAGTCAACGCGTCACACTAAGTAAAAAAGACACGACTTTTACCTAAAAAAAAAGGGCCGTCTTGATAAAATTTGGGGTTGTTAGGTTTCACCGCGAACGGATGTTTCTCGTTTAGACCCGTATCATCGAAGTGATAAGTAAATTCTGGAAGAGTCGTCTGCGGTTTCTGAATTTTCCTGTCATTCGCAATCTGTTCATCGAACGACGCACCGTAACTTCCATGAAAGCTCGACAACGGTTCTTCCTTCATTCCCCTATCAAACTGCCTTTCATCGTAAGGTATTTGTTTCATTGGTCCATTTTGATCGTATCTATAGCTCTCGTCCTCGTAATTAGCATCCTGGTCGTTGGTGTGCCGTG
Proteins encoded in this window:
- the LOC100875696 gene encoding peptide transporter family 1 isoform X3, which translates into the protein MAEEGANVSEKLEYPKAVAFIVSNEFCERFSFYGIRTALTIYLRNYLNYEDSITTTIFHVFVMLAYFFPVFGAILADSWLGKFNTIFYLSIVYAIGQILLTLSAAPIIGLPPREFSLIGLFLITIGTGGIKTCVAAFGGDQFVLPQQERYLSTFFSIFYFSINAGSLISSFLTPLLRSEVSCFGGDCYSLAFLVPAVLMIISILIFVFGKPMYRILQPKGNVVVDVSKCVAHAISRKINPRGAKREHWLDYADDEYDKRLIRDIKGAIQVMKLFLPIPIFWALFDQQGTRWTIQATRMTGQIGSFTIQPDQMQVVNPLLVLAFIPLFEAFIYPVLNKIGIHTPLRKLTVGGVLAALSFVASALVELELEKTDPILPSNGLAQLRIFNTLNCPVDLQLNSADNFIIKNLDMYENREIAANGVMELSYKTNFANCFDIPNTEGTITVKEAVANSWVITPNGLTVNYDDNVEKSKSGRSLVRGLIYKSNSVVTLESVKKTYTLNISDALSPVPLPVEVDPETYDIRIDSKVVSKVEFKIGGVYTLVGSVMGGSAAANVVTVTTPNSMHMLWMIPQYVIITMGEIMFSVTGLEFAFTQAPISMKALLQATWLLTTAFGNLIVVIIVLAGSSSVFSRMFYEFLLFAGLMFVSMIIFAIMATFYKYVDPPEEEPVTEEIDLKCGNINMSYKDDEK
- the LOC100875696 gene encoding peptide transporter family 1 isoform X2 produces the protein MRYEDDFKGISRHLLYPQQCSYKLEYPKAVAFIVSNEFCERFSFYGIRTALTIYLRNYLNYEDSITTTIFHVFVMLAYFFPVFGAILADSWLGKFNTIFYLSIVYAIGQILLTLSAAPIIGLPPREFSLIGLFLITIGTGGIKTCVAAFGGDQFVLPQQERYLSTFFSIFYFSINAGSLISSFLTPLLRSEVSCFGGDCYSLAFLVPAVLMIISILIFVFGKPMYRILQPKGNVVVDVSKCVAHAISRKINPRGAKREHWLDYADDEYDKRLIRDIKGAIQVMKLFLPIPIFWALFDQQGTRWTIQATRMTGQIGSFTIQPDQMQVVNPLLVLAFIPLFEAFIYPVLNKIGIHTPLRKLTVGGVLAALSFVASALVELELEKTDPILPSNGLAQLRIFNTLNCPVDLQLNSADNFIIKNLDMYENREIAANGVMELSYKTNFANCFDIPNTEGTITVKEAVANSWVITPNGLTVNYDDNVEKSKSGRSLVRGLIYKSNSVVTLESVKKTYTLNISDALSPVPLPVEVDPETYDIRIDSKVVSKVEFKIGGVYTLVGSVMGGSAAANVVTVTTPNSMHMLWMIPQYVIITMGEIMFSVTGLEFAFTQAPISMKALLQATWLLTTAFGNLIVVIIVLAGSSSVFSRMFYEFLLFAGLMFVSMIIFAIMATFYKYVDPPEEEPVTEEIDLKCGNINMSYKDDEK
- the LOC100875696 gene encoding peptide transporter family 1 isoform X1 — translated: MCGKKPSDSEIQDHPDNESSIEENQKKLEYPKAVAFIVSNEFCERFSFYGIRTALTIYLRNYLNYEDSITTTIFHVFVMLAYFFPVFGAILADSWLGKFNTIFYLSIVYAIGQILLTLSAAPIIGLPPREFSLIGLFLITIGTGGIKTCVAAFGGDQFVLPQQERYLSTFFSIFYFSINAGSLISSFLTPLLRSEVSCFGGDCYSLAFLVPAVLMIISILIFVFGKPMYRILQPKGNVVVDVSKCVAHAISRKINPRGAKREHWLDYADDEYDKRLIRDIKGAIQVMKLFLPIPIFWALFDQQGTRWTIQATRMTGQIGSFTIQPDQMQVVNPLLVLAFIPLFEAFIYPVLNKIGIHTPLRKLTVGGVLAALSFVASALVELELEKTDPILPSNGLAQLRIFNTLNCPVDLQLNSADNFIIKNLDMYENREIAANGVMELSYKTNFANCFDIPNTEGTITVKEAVANSWVITPNGLTVNYDDNVEKSKSGRSLVRGLIYKSNSVVTLESVKKTYTLNISDALSPVPLPVEVDPETYDIRIDSKVVSKVEFKIGGVYTLVGSVMGGSAAANVVTVTTPNSMHMLWMIPQYVIITMGEIMFSVTGLEFAFTQAPISMKALLQATWLLTTAFGNLIVVIIVLAGSSSVFSRMFYEFLLFAGLMFVSMIIFAIMATFYKYVDPPEEEPVTEEIDLKCGNINMSYKDDEK
- the LOC100879801 gene encoding uncharacterized protein LOC100879801 isoform X1, which produces MMTPTLCTCTWLLLPCCVLISLSTGELDFYRDEVPESPENIALMEYRARQLVDLLEAQNHRQQHPRRAFFSPLVGNQAHKRYHLDAHRQKERDLLNVLTDKALLAEILRQKKAKEWNYRQTRYNEPINELPQEREHYLPIDESSQFENQLEFLNFKLPYFSRHTNDQDANYEDESYRYDQNGPMKQIPYDERQFDRGMKEEPLSSFHGSYGASFDEQIANDRKIQKPQTTLPEFTYHFDDTGLNEKHPFAVKPNNPKFYQDGPFFLGDNDKLNIEKTFGNRTKWEKESNGAEKSQAIHEEHTRNRDSKFKDTSMITLSEIEQRTGYSPLVVPVNRDLNNDIYFIAIVAGCSAAAMFALVLIALTWCRLKRGAKAAADIEYPAYGITGPNKEISPSGDQRLAQSAQMYHFQHQKQQIIAMENRVSATRDPGSISEAESEEENEEGDYTVYECPGLASTGEMEVKNPLFHDDPTPATPAQTNKEEDHM
- the LOC100879801 gene encoding uncharacterized protein LOC100879801 isoform X2 — translated: MMTPTLCTCTWLLLPCCVLISLSTGELDFYRDEVPESPENIALMEYRARQLVDLLEAQNHRQQHPRRAFFSPLVGNQAHKRYHLDAHRQKERDLLNVLTDKALLAEILRQKKAKEWNYRQTRYNEPINELPQEREHYLPIDESSQFENQLEFLNFKLPYFSRHTNDQDANYEDESYRYDQNGPMKQIPYDERQFDRGMKEEPLSSFHGSYGASFDEQIANDRKIQKPQTTLPEFTYHFDDTGLNEKHPFAVKPNNPKFYQDGPFFLGDNDKLNIEKTFGNRTKWEKESNGAEKSQAIHEEHTRNRDSKFKDTSMITLSEIEQRTGYSPLVVPVNRDLNNDIYFIAIVAGCSAAAMFALVLIALTWCRLKRGAKAAADIEYPAYGITGPNKEISPSGDQRLAQSAQMYHFQHQKQQIIAMEKDPGSISEAESEEENEEGDYTVYECPGLASTGEMEVKNPLFHDDPTPATPAQTNKEEDHM
- the LOC100879801 gene encoding uncharacterized protein LOC100879801 isoform X3, with amino-acid sequence MEYRARQLVDLLEAQNHRQQHPRRAFFSPLVGNQAHKRYHLDAHRQKERDLLNVLTDKALLAEILRQKKAKEWNYRQTRYNEPINELPQEREHYLPIDESSQFENQLEFLNFKLPYFSRHTNDQDANYEDESYRYDQNGPMKQIPYDERQFDRGMKEEPLSSFHGSYGASFDEQIANDRKIQKPQTTLPEFTYHFDDTGLNEKHPFAVKPNNPKFYQDGPFFLGDNDKLNIEKTFGNRTKWEKESNGAEKSQAIHEEHTRNRDSKFKDTSMITLSEIEQRTGYSPLVVPVNRDLNNDIYFIAIVAGCSAAAMFALVLIALTWCRLKRGAKAAADIEYPAYGITGPNKEISPSGDQRLAQSAQMYHFQHQKQQIIAMENRVSATRDPGSISEAESEEENEEGDYTVYECPGLASTGEMEVKNPLFHDDPTPATPAQTNKEEDHM